GATGATGACATGCTGGTGGTCATCGATCAGCGCACGCCCGAGCCGTACTGGACGTTGAGCGGGGGCTCATGGATCGCTATGGGGTCTTGGTATCGACGATCCTTCGCAGCGAGGAGGAATGGCAACACAGTCAGGCTTTCGCCTTGGCTCGTAATATCATACGGGAAGGCGTACCTTGTGAAGGACGAGCTCGACCAACCAGACGCAATAACACAATAACGCCATAGACGCAATAAACGCTATGAACGCAATGAACGCCATAGACCGGACACTCAAGCAGGCTCTCCTGGCTGCTATCTGCATTCAGCCGGGTATCGGGCTGGTCATTATGTTCGGTTCGCTGGTGGCCGGCAAGGGGCGTATGGAAAGCGATCTGGACCTGGCGGTAGACGCGGGGCGCCGCCTGACGGCCAGCGAGAAAATAGCGCTGATCTCCGAGTTGGCGAGAAGAACCGGCCGGCCGATTGACCTGGTGGATATCCACACCGTTGGCGAGCCTCTTCTGGGGCAGATTCTTCGGCACGGAAAAAGGTTGCTGGGCAGCGATACGCACTACGCCAACCTGATCCGCAGGCACCTCTTCGATCAAGCGGACTACCTGCCGTACCGCAACAGAATCCTCGCTGAAAGGAGGCAGGCATGGATCGGGAGGTGATCGAGCACAAGCTCGAATCCCTGCGCCGATGTCTTCAGCGCGTCGCGGACAAATGCCCGCCCAACCCAGAAATGTTGGAGCGAGACCCCGATCTTCAAGATATTATCGCGCTCAACCTGACCCGTGCCGTGCAATTGTGCGTGGACATCGCCGCGCACCTTATTGCCGGCATGGAAGTGCCACCACCGGATACGATGGGCCAAACCTTCGATGCCTTGGCCAAGGCTGGCGTGATCCATGAGAACCTGGCAATGCAACTGAAGCAAGCAGTGGGCTTTCGTAATGTCGCCGTGCACAACTACGAGGAAATCAACTGGACTATTGTCCACACCATTGCCCGCCATCACCTTGGCAATTTCACAGAATTCGCTAGGGTTATTGTCTCCAGATTGGCAAGATGACCATTCCGTCTATCTCGGCACAGCCCAAACCAACGCAATCAACGCGATGACGCAACAGACGCAATAAACGCCATAGACGTAATGACGCAATAACGCAATGACGCAATCAACGCTATAGACGCCTTCCAGCCTTCAACTTCCTAAGAATGGTGCAAGTCGTCCAGGAAACCAGCGAGCGTGAGTATGCGGATCTCTTCATGGCAGACGAGCGAAAGAAGATGGCGGTCACCGGAGACGATGATTTTGGCCTCAGCCAGCAGGGCACATTCGAGAATCCGATTGTCCGGCTCATCCGTGAGAATATGAAGGTGAGGCTGGGTCTTCAGGACCGTAGCCGTCTTGCTGATGGACGTGAGGAGTTGCTCGACCTTCTCATCCGTCCAGTCGAATTTAGTTCGGAGGATGTTGGCGGTTTCGGTGAGAATGAAGAAAGAAGTGAAGAGGACGAATCTTCCCCGCACGGCATGCAGATAGGCCTCTTCCGCATTGCCGCCAGGAATGGCAAAGGCCGAGATGAAGATATTCGTATCGAAGACGACCCGCACGTTCAGCGACCCTGAAGGACCAGGGCTTCGACGTCAGCTTCGGTCAGGATACCTTTCTTTCTGGCCTGCCGGACGCCGTACCGCTGAAGCTCAAAGAACTCCAACTCCATGCGACGCTGCTCATAGGCCTGGAACATATCGCGGAAAAGCTGACTCTTGTTCTTGGCCTCGGCTTTGGCTAATCCGCCGAACCGCCGCGCGAGGTCATGAGGAAGCGACACTGTTAAGGCTACCCGCTTGTGCTCCACATTACTACCCTCCTTTCTGTATGACAAAATTATACCTGGCATCGCACTGACCGTCAATGCTGAGCATCGTGAGAGGGGAGTGAATCTTATAAGCTGTATTCATTCAGTGGACCGTGTCAACCCCATTTTCTGTATGAATCGGGACACGACGACCGCCATCGACCCAACCGACGTAATCAACGCGATGATGCAACGACGTAATGAACGCTATAAACGCCGCACGCAATGACGCCATCAACGCCATAAACGCCGCACGCAATAAACGCCATCGACGCAACAGACGCGTGGTATAGTCCTCATGGAAGATGGATAGAGTACTCAAGGAGGAAGGAAATGGAACGGGTTGTGAGAATCCATATTGAGAAGCTGCCAGAGGGTGTGTACCTCGCCACCTCCGGCGCCGTACCAGGTCTGGTCGCTCAAGGGCGAACTGTTGCAGAAACATTGGAAATCGCCAGGGATGTTGCTCGAAGGCTACTGGAAGCCCGGGCCGAACGCCAGGAGGTGAACTCGCTTCAGCCAGCCGAAGAGGTTGTGGAATTCCCATTGGTCGTCAATATCTGAGCCATGGGACGGTTGGCTGGGTTTCGATATCGTGAGGTCATCAAGCGACTGCAAAGACTTGGGTTTGCATTCGCTACACGACGGTTCCCAATCACCCAGGGGACATACCGGTAGGAACACTGCGCGCAATCCTGAAACAAGCTGGGATTGATCCGGAAGACTTTCTCAACTCATGAAGTTTCTTGACACTCCAATCTCTCACCATAAGCTTATCGCGTCTTGATCTTCCATGTGAGGCCGATTCGCGTTTCCGTCCGACCCAATCAACGCAATAAACGCCGCACGCCATCGACGCAATCGACGCAATGACGCAACAGACGCAATGAACGCAACAACCGCCCGGAAAATCTGGGACCTGCTCACCTCCGCCGAACGACGCAGTGCGGTGGTGTTGCTGGGCCTGATGTGCGTCGGCATGGTGCAGACGCAACAGACGCCATGACGCTACTCGGTGCGGGTCTGATGATCCCGGCGACTGCACTGCTCACACAGCGTGATGTTGCACGCACCTATCCGGCGCTTCACCCGGCCCTGCACGCCCTCGGCAACCCCAGCGAGCAGACCCTTGTCATCGGTGGCATGTTGGCGCTGGTTGGAGTATATCTCATCAAGACACTGTTGCTGGCTGTACTCGCCTGGCGGCAGACGCGTTTTGCCTTTGGTGTGCAGGCGCAACTGTCGCAGCGCCTATTCACCGTCTATCTGCGCCAGCCGTATACGTTTCACTTGCCACGCAACTCGGCGCAATTGATTCGAAATATCATCGCCGAGGTGGGCATGTTCACGTTCAGCGGAATCCATCCGGGCATCACGTTGCTTGCTGAATCACTGGTATTGCTCGGCCTGTGCAGCCTGCTCCTCGCCGTCGAGCCGCTGGGTGCGCTCATTGTGGTGAGTGTGTTGGGTGCGGCCGCCTGGGGGTTCCATCGTCTCACCAGCGGGCGCATCGCGCGCTGGGGCAAGGCGGTGCGCCAGCATCATGACGGCGTGCGCCTTCAGCACCTGCAACATGGCCTGGGCGGCGCCAAGGATGTGACACTGCTCGGAAGGGAAATCGACTTTCTCGACCAATACTGCGTGTACAATGCCCAGTCTGCCCGCGCCTGGCAGTTGCACACCACTCTGCAACAATTCCCGCGCTTGTGGCTGGAACTGCTTGCCGTCAGTGGCCTCGCCATACCGGTGATCAGCATGCTGGCGCGGGACCTGGCGGCGCGGCTACTTCTGGAGATCTAGCAGCGGAGTCGCAACGTCACGTCACCTAGACGCAACAGACGCAATAGACGCAACGAACGCCATCAACGCCGCACGCAACGAACACTGGAGCGAATGAACTCATGAAGGTGAGGTTGCACCCCCATGCGGTAGAGCGACTGCGAGAGAGGGTAACGACGGAGGAAGAAGTCAAGAGGGCCGTGGAACACGGTGAACGCTTTGCGGCAAAGCATGGACGAACGGGATTCCGACGAAACTTCCGAGGTTATACTGAAGTCCGTTGAAATTTGAAGAGTGGCTCCCTCCGTGGAATACTCCACGGTAGCAATAACGAAAGGAGCCACAGATGAGAAGAGACACGAGGCAACGGAAGCACGCCATGGTTGGATTGAGGGCGATATCGGGGGAACAGCAGTTGTTGGGGGTCCTGACCCGTGTGATTCACTCGGGCAAGCAGGCGCTCGACGCGGTCATGCTGGAGATGGGACGCCTGGTCGCCGAGAGCGTCATGCTGATCGAGCGAGAGGAGCTCGCAGGACCCGGGCTCCTATCCGACGGACCCGAATCTCCAGAAGTGGGCGCACGAGGAGCGGTCGATCTTTATCGGCGACCAGAAGGTCAGGGTGCACCGCCCGCGACTCCGACATGTGGTTCGTGGGGAAGTGCCCATGCAGTCGTACGCACACCTGCACTCCCCAGGGCAGTTCTCCGAGGAGTTGTTGGAGAAAATCCTGCGAGGGGTCTCGGCGCGGAAATACGAGGAGACCGTCCTCGACGCGGCGCACGCATTCGGCGTGTCGCCGTCGTCAATCTCCCAGAAGATGGTGACGCTGACGGCCCAGAAACTGAAGGCGTTCCAAGAGCGGTCCCTGGCGGAGTTCACGCCGTTCGCGATCTTCTTGGACACGATCCACCGGGGCGGCGAGGCATTTCTTGTCGCGCTGGGCGTGGACGTGAGCGGCCAGAAGATGGCCCTGGGATTTTGGCAGGGCTCCTTTCGAGAATCACGAGATCGGCGTCGCGCTGTTCAACGATCTGGAGCGCCGCGGTCTCTCGCTCTCCAAACGGATCCTGTTCGTGACCGACGGTGGCAGCGGCCTGCTCAAGGCGCTGCGGGAACGGTTCGGCAAGAAGCTGGTGCATCAACGCTGTGCGATTCATAAGAGCCGGAACCTCCAGCGACACTTGGCCAAGCGGTACCGCAAAGAGGCCCATCAGCGGCTCAAGACCGCGCTGGAGCAGACGCGCCACGCCGATGCCAGGCAGATGCTGCTGGAGCTGGAGGCGTGGCTGCGAGCCAAGAACGAGTCGGCGGCGGATTCGCTCCTGGAAGCCTTCGAGGAGTTGTTGACGCTGCATCGACTGAAGGTGCCGGCGCTGCTGCGCAAGACGCTGATGTCAACCAACCCGATCGAGAGCATGTTCTCGCTGGTCCGGCACAGCGAGCGGAACATCAAACGCACACGAGGAAGCACGATGCTCCAGCGTTGGCTGGGGACGGTGTTGCTGTACTGCGAGAAGCAGCTCAAGCGCGTGAAAGGCTTTGCGGGTATTGCTCAGGTCGTCGCGACCATCGAGTACGAGCAAGCGGAGCAGCAGTCCGCTCTGACGAAGACGGCGGCGTGAGAAAACCATGGGAGCCGCTCAGATAATTTCAACGAACTTATTGACAACCTCAAACTTCCGTATGGCGGCATGTTGAATGATAAGATGTACTCAACAAAGCAAGTGGAAGCGTACGCCGTGGAGGAAGACGGATGGCTCGTCCTGACGGTCATCGTCAAGTTCTTCTAAGATCGGAGGAGACATGAAACTCAACTATGATCCGAAGCACAACATCGCGTACCTGAGAATTCACGAGAAGATCGAACAAGTCACGACGATCAAGCTCAGTGATGAAATGAACATCGATATCGCTCCAGATGGAACAGTCTATGGCATTGAGTTCCTGAATGCCAATGAGCAACTGACCGAGGACCGGGGTGCTCTCGTCGTCGAGTTGGAGAGCAAGAGACACGAGATCAAGCTGGTGGCATGAAGTTCGTCGAGACCCGCCGTAAAGGCACCTGCGTCATCGAGCTGGAATCCGTCGAAGACGAACGCAGTCTACTGAGCGAAGAGCTTTTTGCGGAGGTTCAAAGAAATGTCGAAGCACTGGGGCAAGGGCATGGGC
The DNA window shown above is from Candidatus Methylomirabilis limnetica and carries:
- the mntA gene encoding type VII toxin-antitoxin system MntA family adenylyltransferase antitoxin; this translates as MNAMNAIDRTLKQALLAAICIQPGIGLVIMFGSLVAGKGRMESDLDLAVDAGRRLTASEKIALISELARRTGRPIDLVDIHTVGEPLLGQILRHGKRLLGSDTHYANLIRRHLFDQADYLPYRNRILAERRQAWIGR
- the hepT gene encoding type VII toxin-antitoxin system HepT family RNase toxin, with amino-acid sequence MDREVIEHKLESLRRCLQRVADKCPPNPEMLERDPDLQDIIALNLTRAVQLCVDIAAHLIAGMEVPPPDTMGQTFDALAKAGVIHENLAMQLKQAVGFRNVAVHNYEEINWTIVHTIARHHLGNFTEFARVIVSRLAR
- a CDS encoding putative toxin-antitoxin system toxin component, PIN family; amino-acid sequence: MRVVFDTNIFISAFAIPGGNAEEAYLHAVRGRFVLFTSFFILTETANILRTKFDWTDEKVEQLLTSISKTATVLKTQPHLHILTDEPDNRILECALLAEAKIIVSGDRHLLSLVCHEEIRILTLAGFLDDLHHS
- a CDS encoding ribbon-helix-helix protein, CopG family, which produces MEHKRVALTVSLPHDLARRFGGLAKAEAKNKSQLFRDMFQAYEQRRMELEFFELQRYGVRQARKKGILTEADVEALVLQGR
- a CDS encoding type II toxin-antitoxin system HicB family antitoxin translates to MERVVRIHIEKLPEGVYLATSGAVPGLVAQGRTVAETLEIARDVARRLLEARAERQEVNSLQPAEEVVEFPLVVNI
- a CDS encoding DUF2283 domain-containing protein, whose amino-acid sequence is MKLNYDPKHNIAYLRIHEKIEQVTTIKLSDEMNIDIAPDGTVYGIEFLNANEQLTEDRGALVVELESKRHEIKLVA